Proteins co-encoded in one Helicobacter sp. 11S03491-1 genomic window:
- a CDS encoding efflux RND transporter periplasmic adaptor subunit, with protein MQTDKILRTINPKKSNKKWYFILIGFVFFISISGGGYFYFHHEDKISYTIANPYMGDITQTISATGTLSPTDEVEIGSQVSGTIQEVFVDVNDSVTKGQILAKINPEKIHQALDKYKAQINSAKATLFACEVVFEQKKWNYEHLEKLYKATNAKTPSELDLQNAKMEYLQAKADVQIKQAAIEQIIADMKLSEIDLKNSIITSPINGIVLTRSVDPGQTVVASFQTPTLFKLAQNLEEMNLIVNVSESDIGKLKNGQKVTFHVDAYPDIEFEARVDRVSFASSDNTDTTNNIVSYETKIYVDNKNLLLRSGMSVTANIQVAQAYQTLLIPVSALFYAPQKNITKKNKQSSASFMGTPKKKATINDAKEIKNKMAKIWILQDNVPKELMVSVGISDGKSAQVISSDLNTHTQVITSSVLK; from the coding sequence ATGCAAACTGATAAAATCCTGCGAACAATTAACCCAAAAAAATCAAATAAAAAATGGTATTTTATTCTTATTGGATTTGTTTTTTTCATCAGCATTTCCGGTGGAGGGTATTTTTATTTCCATCATGAAGATAAAATTTCTTACACAATTGCCAATCCTTATATGGGAGATATTACACAAACAATTAGCGCTACAGGGACACTTTCTCCAACTGATGAAGTTGAAATTGGAAGTCAGGTTTCCGGAACCATCCAAGAAGTATTTGTAGATGTTAATGATTCTGTTACAAAAGGTCAAATATTAGCAAAAATTAATCCTGAAAAAATCCATCAAGCCCTTGATAAATATAAAGCCCAAATCAACTCCGCCAAAGCAACTTTATTTGCTTGTGAAGTTGTTTTTGAACAAAAAAAATGGAATTATGAACATTTAGAAAAACTCTATAAAGCCACAAATGCAAAAACTCCCTCAGAACTGGATTTACAAAATGCAAAAATGGAATATCTTCAAGCCAAAGCAGATGTACAAATCAAACAAGCAGCGATTGAACAAATCATAGCAGATATGAAACTTTCTGAAATTGATTTGAAAAATTCTATTATTACAAGTCCAATCAATGGTATTGTTTTGACAAGAAGCGTCGATCCCGGTCAAACTGTTGTGGCAAGTTTCCAAACACCAACACTTTTTAAATTAGCTCAAAATCTTGAAGAGATGAATCTGATTGTAAATGTATCTGAATCAGATATCGGCAAACTCAAAAATGGTCAGAAAGTGACCTTTCATGTAGATGCTTATCCTGATATCGAATTTGAAGCTAGAGTCGATCGTGTTAGTTTTGCCTCTTCTGACAATACAGATACGACGAATAATATTGTAAGTTATGAAACAAAAATTTATGTTGATAATAAAAATTTACTATTAAGATCAGGTATGAGTGTTACGGCAAATATTCAGGTTGCGCAAGCTTATCAAACATTGCTTATTCCGGTCTCTGCCCTATTTTATGCTCCTCAAAAAAATATTACCAAGAAAAATAAACAATCTTCTGCTTCATTTATGGGAACTCCAAAGAAAAAAGCAACCATCAATGATGCCAAAGAGATCAAAAATAAAATGGCAAAAATTTGGATACTCCAAGATAATGTGCCCAAAGAACTTATGGTTAGTGTAGGTATTTCAGATGGTAAATCAGCCCAAGTTATTTCTAGTGATTTAAATACCCATACTCAAGTAATTACTTCAAGTGTTTTAAAATAA